ACACTAGTCTTTATGAACTTGATGAACATttagtttttgctttttcacttGGCACTTGATTTTGGTagtatgttgtcaattgattttttttgaaagcagtatgttgtcaattgatgttatggtgctattttgtgttattgaacttagtttattatataatttctaatttggtttgaattataaattttattttattttgacatttgatattttatctttttaatgtgtgaaattataaaatattgaacaattattcatattttttatttatatattaattaaaatatatatttaattaaaaacggttcgaccccggttgaacccggtccgaccaattgaaccttgaaccggtgagcttgccggttcgatgaccggtccggttctgacaaccttgctcTAAACTATCCAAGGAGAAGGATGAGGCGGTACAGTCTATTGGGACCTTAGCTGATGAGAAAGTTAGATTGGAGAATGACGTCACAGAGCTTCAGCTCTATGCCGCCAACCAATATGACGAGGGCTTTTCTTTTGCTATAGAACAGGTCAAGCTTCTTTTCCCGGATTTCGATGCTAAGCGCCTTGGCGAAGCTGATGCAATGAATCAAATTGTTGACGGCAAGCTCGTTCCCTATGTTCCTCCTCAATGAATGACCTCTTTGTAATGATCTTGTTTCTGCCCTTCTTTGgctttttgtaattattttgtatgcccttttgtggctttgaacaatTTTGCCCCTTGGCTGGGTCCTTTATAAAGTTCTTTATTCGCCTGATTTCTTCTTTTCATAACTTTACGAATTATTTTTGCATTACGTTGTGAGGTAACGCCTTCTGTCGTCTTTGTCTAGGAAACTTCGTCCTTGCACCTGTGACATCTTCTactttctataataattgtaaattgatacaaataactttatacctgttgtttTTTTGGTGGTATAATGAATCGCCTGCTTTGGTTGTGTATAAGCTTCTTCCGGCGGTGTTGATAATTTCGCCTTTCTTTGttgtatctttttctgacgtacccaactcgtaagacttacaggtaacgcccaggccttgcaaccttttttgatttttctttttctgacgtacccaactcgtaggtgacgccaaggcactgtaacccttatttaataaaaatttttttctgacgtacccaactcgtaggtgacgccaaggcactgtaacccttatttaataaaattttttttctgacgtacccaactcgtaggtgacgccaaggcactgtaacccttgtttaataatatatatatttttttttctgacgtacccaactcgtaggtgacgccaaggcactgtaacccttgtttaataatatatatttttttttttctgacgtacccaactcgtaggtgacgccaaggcactgtaacccttatttaataaaaatttttttctgacgtacccaactcgtaggtgacgccaaggcactgtaacccttgtttaataaaaatttttttctgacgtacccaactcgtaggtgacgccaaggcactgtaacccttgtttaataatatatatttttttttttctgacgtacccaactcgtaggtgacgccaaggcactgtaacccttgtttaataaaaaaaatttttctgacgtacccaactcgtaggtgacgccaaggcactgtaacccttgtttaataatatatttttttttttctgacgtacccaactcgtaggtgacgccaaggcactgtaaccctcgtttaataaaattttttttttctgacgtacccaactcgtaggtgacgccaaggcactgtaacccttgtttttggttcagcgctcacatctgagttgatctttaagtaaagattcagagctcaagtttgagataaccatttttgttggttcagagcccgcaacttaatcaggttgacctttattGACGCAAATATTTTGGGATATGTAGGAAGATATAAACtattagaattttgaaattcaatgagcctcgataaaaacccccgttgaaacaggggaaaagagtgtctcattgttttttattcatttatgaaaatggttcttatacatcatttaaaaatattgctaaaagaagagaatggttttacttattcttccaccGATAAAGTGATGCTCCGGGATTAGCTATAGTAGAACTTTAGGTTTGCTACGTTCTATGTCCTTGGGAGGACTTTTCCTTCCATGGTCTCTAGGCGATAAGCTCCTCCTTCGAAAGCTTCTTGCACccgaaaggggccttcccagtttgctgcgaactttcctcctttatcTTTTCCCATAGGTCTTTTCAGCACCAGGTCACCTTCTTGAAAACTCCTttgtttgactctcgtattataacgcctagcggctctttgctttatggcgaattccctgaaatgcgctctttctcttctttcctcaatcatgtctaggttctcttccagagctctgtcgttctcttcctgcgtcgtggtttctctgcgccaactaggaggatttatttccaccgggatcatcgcgtccgaaccatagaccattgtaaatggcgcttctcctgtcgaggattggggagtggtgtgatacgaccagaggatgggtgagatgtgggctacccaagcttcgcctttactatctagccttctttttaaagctcttagtatcaccttatttgctgactctgcttgtccgttagcttgtggatgttccactgatataaaggtgtttttgattcctttgcttcgacagaattcaacgaccttttcgctggcgaactgtgtaccgttgtcggatacgatgtatttgggcaatccaaatctgcagatgattttcttccaataaaagatttttacctgttccgccgagatgctggataccagctctgcttcaatccattttgtaaagtagtctacggcgacgatgatccatcgcgcttgtttatagccaaccggaaatggaccaacgatatctacgccccacatgaaaaagggccaaggggataatactgacttcagtggctcccccggaacgtgatgcaggttggcgtgtctttggcatttgtcacagtttcttacatacatggcggtatcatcatgtatatctggccaataaaatcctgctctcaatatctttcctgctaatgctcttgaaccgatatgactaCCACATGATCCTTCGTGTACTTCATTCATGATGCGCTTGGCTTCTTCAGTACTGACGCATAAAAAGAGGGGGGACGCGAATCCTCTTTTATATAGCTTATCTCCTACcattgaataccatgccgccattttccttaatttaaaagccttttccctttctttcggcagctcatccttttggaggtaccggataatgggcgatctccagtcttcttcttctattaccatcattacctcttccccgttgatgctgggagtttttatggtttcttggataacggttctatggcttcctggttttttggtgctcgccaattttgacaatagatctgctctcatgttttgttcgcggGGAACGTAAACTAATTCGAACGAATCGAAATGCTTAGCTAGGTTCTGTACCTtctccacgtatttgattaactgcggctctttcgtttgaaacttcccagatacttggttggttaccagctgggaatcactcatggcctttagctcttttacctccatatcgcttgccaacttcattcctgctatcaaagcctcgtattccgcttggttgttgctggctttgaaggcgaaacgtagtgattgttctatcatcacgccatccggtccttccagtactattccggctccacttcctcgcacattggaggccccgtcaactgagagtgtccaaaacgccgttttctctgttgttggcggagtagacatctccaatacaaaatcagctagtctttgtgacttaatggcccctctaggtgagaaggtgatgtcaaattccgataattccacggaccacgccaccatccttcctgccaagtctggctttcggaggacgttcttgatagggtaatctgttttaacaactacctggtggctttgaaaatactgccttaactttcttgctgtgacaactaccgcgagagataacctctctattctttgataccttgtttctgctccccttaaggttctacttacaaaatatataggtttttcttcGCCCTCTATTTCTTGAACTAGAGCTGAACTCAAAGCTCTATCCGAGACTGCGAGGTATAGGTAAAGGAtgttacctggtaatgggcgtgtCAAGATGGGCGGTGATGCCAGGAACTCTTTTAGTTGTTTGAAGGCTTCTTCGCATTCTGGCGTCCAGGAAAATCTCTCATTTTTCCTAAGagatgcgaagaagtggaaacccttttcgcccgcacatgataggaatctggatagtgcggctattctgcctgtcaaggtctgtacttctttcacggatgtagggctcctcatgtctatgatggcttggcatttttcggggttagcctctattcctctgctggtgagcatgaaccctaagaattttccggcttgtaccccaaaggaacactttgctgggtttagtctcatgttgtactttcttactgatcccatgatgtccaacagatcatcatcatggcgacttccctcggaagtttttactaccatgtcgtcgatatatacctctaaattcttccctatttgctcagcaaaaaccctgtccatcaacctttggtatgttgctcccgcattcttcagtccaaaaggcatgacgttgtaaaaatagttgcaggtattcgacataaaggctgtatggcGGGCGTCggaggggttcatctttatttgattgtatccggagtaggcgtccataaaactcagcatcttacaccccgaggcgccatcaattaacctgtctatgttaggtaggggatatggatctttgggacacgccttgtttaagtctgtgaagtccacgcacattctccacttcccgttggcctttttcaccatgacgacatttgccaaccatgaggggtattttatttcttcgatgaatcctgcttcctttagtttctctacttcctctgctatagcgactcgtctttcttctcccaccttcctttttctttgggaaactggttttgtgctgggtgatattgagagtttatgtgttatcaccccttcgtcaatccctggcatatctgaaggtttccatgcgaataggtcagcgttatccttcaagattttgatgattcgtctCCTCTCCTCGCTGGGCAACGCTGTTCCCAAGTTAGTTGTCTGGTGAGGGTAATCGCCAATTTGAACctgctccaggtcttctatagggcttaCCCTTCGATCTTGGAATTCCTCCCTTGGATCCATATCTGCGCTCTCTATCATGTTTATGCCGCCTGGAGttgcggcttgtcttctttCGAATTTCCCGCTTGCGCTGGAAGTTCGGTGTCGTATCTTTAAGCTAGACTCGTAGCACTTCTTGGCGAGAATCTGATCGCCCCTTACTGTTCCTACTCCTCCATTCTCGagggggtattttattgctaggtataaagtggacatggccgcccctaaTGCGTTAAAGGCGGGtcttcctataataatattataggaaGTAAAAGGAGTTTTGACTACCAGGTATCGCACCTTGATAGTTTTGGCGTTGCTGCCTTCTCCAAACGTGGTAAGAAGGGAGGCATAACCCATTACGTCCACTTGTTCGCCAGAGAATCCAACCAGGGTTCCGGAGTATGGTTGCAATTGCTCTTctgctaattgcatggccttgaaagcttcccagtacataatgTCCGCTGAACTCCCCGAATCTATCAGTACTCTTTTTACatcacaatttaaaatttggacttgtatcactAAGGGATCATCGTCATGGGGTGCTACCTCCAAGCCGTCCTTTGCCGTGAATGCCAAATCTGGTACGTTTGATGGCTGAGGTTGACTTACGAGGTATATCTCCGAGATGGCTCGGCGTACATAccttttccttgctgagcttgattcGCCCCCGCCTGAGAATCCCCCCGCTATTGTATTCACGGAGATTCTCCCCTTGGGAGGCTCTCTGTTTGGCCCAGGAGGGTCTCGCGGCTCCTGCCGGGGAACCTTTGGCACAACAACCCGCCCTTGGGCGGCGTCGTCAATAAATTTGCGAAGGTGTCCGCTTTTGATTAGTTCTTCGATTAAATCTCTTAAGCGGAAGCATTTTTCTGTGGAGTGACCTCGACACCTGTGATATGCGCACCAGGCGTTATCGTCCAGCCCCATGGGGATGTTACTGGTTCTCCTTGGGGGGAGGTTTGCCAAACCGGTGGCCAGAATCTCATTTAAGACGTAAACCTTTGAGGCGTTTAATGGCGTGAGGTCTTCATTGGCGGGATGATTCCTGAATTCCCTTCTGAGCGGTTGGCGGTAGGGCTTCCCATGATGCCTTTGCCATGGGTCTCCTTGGTGGCCCCCCGATTTTGGTCGTGGGTGTTCGGGCGCTCTAGCGGCACGGCCcacgtattccttctccttaacgtctctttgccttttctcggcgttactttcttcgcccttaatataacactccgccctcttgttcacctcttgcatcgacgaggctggcttttgggctaaggattcattgaaatgtcccgctcttagcccattgtggaaggctgccacaaacatctcctgatttggatttgagactttgatgGTGGCTTCGCTAAATCTGGCGAGGAAGTTACGCAATGGCTCGCCAGGGTTTTGGCGGATGGAGAAAAGactggttgatgtgactttcacgtgtttcgatccagcgaactggtgaataaattttttatgaaagtcagcataactctcaattgagtttcttggaaggttcatgtaccaacgcagggcgacatccttgagggtgccggctagtaatttacactttagatgttccggagcattgattatggcagtttgtgtcccaattgccatcaggtgctcccttggatccgtctttccgtcgaaggtaggaaggtgaggaaccttgattgCTTCCACCACTTGGGCATCCCATAGGTGCTGTGCTAAGGGttgtacgtccatgacgccctctccctcctcctcctccaaaatcaatttcgctttttctttctcattagttctttcggcttctatggccgcaatctgagtttgtaagcgccgaatctctacgacggcggcttgcagggTGTTAACGTTAGAGTTGTCGTGGTTTtcgtgttctccagccatgtgaagatgtttgatttttcgtctagttgctgtgataggctgggatcaaatgattttaccgcggccccacggtgggcgccaaaatgttctggtaaaaaacaagggggtttgtattattgatcaaatggtgtgattacactcagttcaatcccaacaaccctgggagttttataagtccgAATTCGATCTTCAGCAAATGAGAatatggagctatttatagagcttctagtcttcttctccaagcaagggttcctaaaatcccggtccttagcatcttcttcggtggtatAGCGTGAGAATAGGGATGAGGACCTTGGTCTCCAAGTTATGGCAGTTGCGAGGAGTTTATTTCTTCCTTCTTAAGTTAGCGGTTGATGcaaggaaggagaagatattttCAGTAACGCAGAATCCAATCCCTTTTTGGCGTTGTCTTAGAATTGATGGTCGCGCCCTAGCTTCTAGTCGCCCGTTTGTGTTTTACCCGCTTTGGGCTTATCATCCTTTTTACTCTAATTGGGCTTGTTGGATATtttcttaagcccattgcccagtccacctAACATAGCTACTATTCCCTTCGTCCTAAATCTTTAATCTTTTGCACAtagattaagaaataataaatgttaataagttaagtcatttttaccccTACTTTAttagaaaagagaaaaattcttTTAATGAATGCTTTTAATTCAAACTTTTGAAACTTTCAATGGCtacaatgtattttttttctcaatgaCTAAGACGTATTGTCATATACTAATACTACTATATTAGTAAGAttaaatttttctattaaaaatatcGATGTATTGTCTCCAAGTGTGAATTAGACCTAAGACTATAATCAAAATAATGACTTTTTGTATTAGTAAGAATGAATTTTCAATGATTACGATGTATTGTCGATCCAAGTATGAGTTGGATCTAAGCCTATAACCAAAATAACGATGAACTTTCCTATTAGTAAGAATGAATTTTCAATGACTACAATGTATTGTCTCCAAGTGTGAATAGAACTTAAGATATGCTTGATTCGAAGTAGATGGAGGGGAGGTGATGAGGTAATCTTGACCAAACaagatttctttttattaaataatattttttttaaaaaaagttttttattcttgaaaaaaaaaacaaaatttaaaaacattttttttaaaatgttctctcataatttaaaatgttccatgaatttaaaatattcttttaccaatttaaaacgtttttttaaccaatcaaatctctATATTAATTGAGActatttgtttttggttttaaattattctttttcaagaataaaaaacatttttatttttaaaaaagatttaataaaaagaaaaaaaaattggccaaGATTATCCTCTCACCTCCCCCTCCTCTTCCATCCATGTAATTCGAACCATTCAGACTCTAAGACTATAACCAAAATTTTAAGTCCACGTTGCCTTTGCGCtcactctatatatagagcACTATCTATTCTTTGAAATCGTACATAGCTCTagctttctataattttttctttaagatgTCTTACTTTAAGAAGCTTATGTTGAATATGGTTTTGTTGTTTGTGCTTCTTATAACAATTGAATTGGCATCTGCAAGGGCACCCCTTTGGGTTTCTGAGCCTCGTCTCAAAGCATGTAAGTTTCTTTGTATCTctaaaatttattcttttataaaatgttcTAACCTTTAAATTAaactattaataaaatattcatatttcataCATATGTCCTTTAAATTATGGCCCATCAAGATTTAGTAAAATGAAAGCTCATATTTTTCATCCCTCACATGTATTTTAGATTGATGAatcagaaaaaaaatcattttaaaatctATAATAAACTGACTAAAATTATAGAATAGATTTTTTACgagaaaaatctaaaacaaacggACACATATTCTCtaaaaagttttgtttttcgccatatatttttaaaatctaCGCATGTGTCATGaaatatacatttaaaaatacaaaattgtgtttttaaaGATGGAGACCGGATAGaaaactttatatatttttccaaaaatatattgaaagtaCATATATTTTCGAAATTCATTTTGGAATGGTAATGACTTTTCAATATTCTGTTGTGGACTTTTAAGATGGACGCAGACTGATGGATGATGATGGAAGAAACCACCATTATCATAATCATCCCTGAATCCAGATGGACCCTTAATTGAGGAACCAAGGCTCAATTATATGCTGCCAATTCAAATGTTAGATAATAATCTATTGAATTTTTGTTATTGAGCATTTTACATTTCTATATTAGTAATCttgttattttaatttggtttgttatatattttacttGTAATGTATACTTTCATAAATTATActattgatattgatattgatattattatatCTCTAGCTAGTCTCTTTCTTATTTTTCGACTTTATAATAAGTGGAAATATCTTGAATTTCGGTTTTTATATATTACATGTAATGTCCATGTCAACTGAACTATGCTTATAAATACTGGTGGCGGAGCTAGACGAAAAACTTGTGGTGGGccgctataaatataaatcaaatatccaaaaaaattactaaaaaaaatgcatatcatATTGAAGGTATGTCTAATatgaatatctcaaaaatagttAAAAGGTGGACTAttaccattttaaaaaaattaattttaaaaatatattatggctctgtttggtaacacaaataagctagcttatagcttattatatgagcttataagcttgtttcaaaaaattagaggtgtttggtaacaaactttttgtactagcttatagctttttttcagatgttatttcaagtagcatttgagcttatagcttatagctttttacactttattccatttttaccctttaatttaataactacccactctaaaaaataaactacccactatcaattatgtaattttatatttaataaccactttaaaagctaattttaccaaacactttaatttcaataagctagcttttcagctatcagctataagctagcttttcagctatcagctagcttatcagctatcagctagcttatagcttatttttaccaaacagaccctatatGTTTCTTTTGTATAAGACTTTTATTAAACAATTGTGACATTTAATTTTTAACACGACATTTGTCCTATTTTTAAGTCAATTCATGTGTaaacttcacattttttaattagttcttatatttatgattgtaatattatatgaatctcacaaaaaattgtaattttttaataaaagatagaGTAAACGTGAATTTTATAcactaaaactatattttaaaaaaaaatgcatgctttgacaaaataaataacacattttaaaaaattattaaataatagaaCATATATATTAGAAGGGGTGCTTAAACAGGTAATTCCAAGTCCATGTGTGGCTCGCCCCTCACTGATTTCCTTTTTCATTAtatacactactagaaaaacaCAATTTAGTGGCGGAATTTTGTGAGAGAAACATGTTCTCCACAATTTGTGACAGAAATAGTGacataatcttatattttttaataaattaaaatatttaatgtttttagtaaaaaaaaaatataaatttaaagtttAGTGACAAACTTTGTGACGGAATAAATTCCTGACCAACAATTCGCCGCAAATTCCTTTTTAAAGCTTTTGCTGTCGCAATTCTTAAGCGACAGAATTTCATTCATTATTATTAGCAACGGAATATAATGTATTGTGAATAACTTTTTCTGTCGCAATTTTAGACGGATTTGAAAATTTCATCACTGATATTTTGCGACTCAGTTAT
This portion of the Trifolium pratense cultivar HEN17-A07 linkage group LG3, ARS_RC_1.1, whole genome shotgun sequence genome encodes:
- the LOC123915373 gene encoding uncharacterized protein LOC123915373, which translates into the protein MGLDDNAWCAYHRCRGHSTEKCFRLRDLIEELIKSGHLRKFIDDAAQGRVVVPKVPRQEPRDPPGPNREPPKGRISVNTIAGGFSGGGESSSARKRYVRRAISEIYLVSQPQPSNVPDLAFTAKDGLEVAPHDDDPLVIQVQILNCDVKRVLIDSGSSADIMYWEAFKAMQLAEEQLQPYSGTLVGFSGEQVDVMGYASLLTTFGEGSNAKTIKVRYLVVKTPFTSYNIIIGRPAFNALGAAMSTLYLAIKYPLENGGVGTVRGDQILAKKCYESSLKIRHRTSSASGKFERRQAATPGGINMIESADMDPREEFQDRRKVEDVTGARTKFPRQRRQKALPHNVMQK